The following coding sequences are from one Betaproteobacteria bacterium window:
- a CDS encoding sigma 54-interacting transcriptional regulator yields the protein MKKTVVIGFLGTQLDYAGKGTARWDRWRPTVALCQQESLLVHRLEVIHDLRSRSLAERVGNDIARIAPETEFKRVEMELRDPWDFEEVYTALHDFARGYAFDPENEEYLIHITTGTHVAQICWFLLAEAHYLPARLLQTSPPRKKDVADSIGGYEIIDLDLSRYDRIAQRFARERDDSVSFLKSGIATRNPGFNRMIEQIEHVAGRSRAPMLLVGPTGAGKSFLARRVFELKRQRQALTGRFVEVNCATLRGDSAMSALFGHSKGAFTGAQQERPGLLRSADGGLLFLDEIGELGLDEQAMLLKAIEEKRFFPFGSDQEASSDFQLIAGTHRDLRQWVRQGRFRADLYARINLWTFDLPGLAGRPEDIEPNLDYELERFAADHGQRVRFNSEARRRYLAFATSAAARWHGNFRELGASLTRLATLAAAGRITEPDVADEIARLTATWAEEPSGDASAEILGADAEALDLFDRSQLNTVIAVCRASVSLSEAGRRLFAVSRAEKKQRNDADRLRKYLARFGLTFDTLRKPAASARQVPS from the coding sequence ATGAAAAAAACTGTCGTGATCGGCTTTCTCGGCACCCAGCTCGACTACGCCGGCAAGGGCACGGCACGCTGGGACCGGTGGCGGCCCACCGTGGCCCTGTGCCAGCAGGAAAGCCTGCTCGTCCATCGCCTCGAGGTGATCCACGACCTGCGCAGCCGGAGCCTCGCCGAACGGGTGGGCAACGACATCGCCCGCATTGCGCCGGAGACCGAGTTCAAGCGGGTGGAAATGGAACTGCGCGACCCCTGGGATTTCGAGGAGGTCTATACCGCGCTGCACGACTTCGCCCGCGGCTACGCCTTCGATCCGGAAAATGAGGAATACCTCATCCACATCACCACCGGCACCCACGTCGCGCAGATCTGCTGGTTCCTGCTCGCCGAGGCGCATTACCTGCCGGCCCGCCTGCTCCAGACGTCGCCGCCGCGCAAAAAGGATGTCGCCGACAGCATCGGCGGATACGAGATCATCGATCTCGATCTGTCGCGCTATGACCGCATCGCCCAGCGCTTTGCCCGGGAACGCGACGACAGCGTCTCCTTCCTCAAGTCGGGGATCGCCACGCGCAATCCAGGGTTCAACCGCATGATCGAACAGATCGAGCACGTGGCCGGCCGCTCGCGCGCCCCCATGCTCCTGGTCGGCCCCACGGGGGCGGGCAAGTCCTTCCTTGCCCGGCGGGTCTTTGAACTCAAGCGCCAGCGGCAGGCATTGACGGGGCGCTTCGTCGAAGTCAATTGCGCCACCCTGCGCGGCGATTCCGCCATGTCCGCCCTGTTCGGCCACAGCAAGGGCGCCTTCACCGGCGCCCAGCAGGAGCGGCCGGGCCTGCTGCGGTCCGCCGACGGCGGCCTGCTCTTTCTCGATGAAATCGGCGAACTCGGCCTCGACGAGCAAGCCATGCTGCTCAAGGCCATCGAGGAAAAGCGCTTCTTTCCCTTCGGCAGCGACCAGGAAGCCAGCAGCGATTTCCAGTTGATCGCCGGCACCCATCGCGACCTGCGCCAGTGGGTGCGCCAGGGCAGGTTCCGCGCAGACCTCTACGCCCGCATCAACCTATGGACCTTCGACCTGCCGGGCCTCGCCGGCCGGCCCGAGGACATCGAGCCCAATCTCGACTACGAACTGGAACGCTTCGCCGCCGATCACGGCCAACGGGTGCGCTTCAACAGCGAGGCGCGGCGGCGCTACCTCGCCTTCGCCACCTCGGCCGCAGCGCGCTGGCACGGCAATTTCCGCGAACTCGGCGCCTCACTGACCCGCCTCGCCACCCTGGCCGCCGCCGGACGCATCACCGAGCCCGACGTGGCCGACGAAATCGCCCGACTCACCGCCACCTGGGCTGAGGAGCCGAGCGGCGACGCCAGCGCGGAAATCCTTGGCGCCGACGCGGAAGCCCTCGACCTCTTCGATCGCAGCCAGTTGAACACCGTGATCGCCGTCTGCCGCGCCAGCGTCAGCCTGTCCGAGGCCGGTCGCCGCCTGTTCGCCGTCTCCCGGGCGGAAAAGAAGCAGCGCAACGATGCCGACCGCCTGCGCAAGTACCTGGCCCGCTTCGGCCTCACCTTCGACACGCTGCGCAAACCCGCCGCGAGCGCCCGGCAAGTTCCTTCATGA
- a CDS encoding SEC-C domain-containing protein, which translates to MRTSPDLDWYNAVEHLCHASAGHLLAGIAFPEFRNRVELLVGPLFDQLPLGQAARVPEIIRALATQAALEIWNATPIPANRFRPLKIAKPERNAPCPCASGRKYKQCCGAVPPPSLGIREETMLAQVIAHWPRKRLGELPLAELHPESLALVALDWQEEGSDMDAIALLEALFTHLPKLDGRAEHAADVLLDLYGDGSKSRKKLAFLEQLKAAPDKTLRSTAWQRQATLACDRGEVTAAWAAFGEAQRLTPNAPALSHLEVLLLLSEGRRTEARARADFWCARLARDGKFDHSSLIDTLRDMVSDDDEARLRNLALMDDPLGDVADISGDWTAPACHYTLAGGAVLQAKAPLARVEKAWDEAFDPHDPESDGWIDLLEDEPLAAQSFLVLRDLVEWALDIPTMPPGGNIVLAWKLLERAEALRRTVLARLKAEDRELPWGHLENRPLLTLAAIRVTEFANRNPEETLELLRWSVLVANPNDNTGLREILIHRLAAEGHGGEAVAIAERYPHDLAFVDYGRVLAYHAAGRLDEAAVALSQAITRWPKVWQTLNAARPRKPKLEFMGFCSGGDDEAWIYREERLEQWRQSGALRWAVGLKVAQPPARQSSRRKRVAVPTQAELPGLDD; encoded by the coding sequence ATGAGAACTTCCCCCGACCTCGACTGGTACAACGCCGTCGAACATCTCTGCCACGCTTCTGCCGGCCACCTCCTGGCCGGCATCGCGTTTCCCGAATTCCGCAACCGGGTGGAACTGCTGGTGGGGCCGCTCTTCGACCAGCTTCCCCTGGGACAGGCGGCCCGCGTGCCGGAAATCATTCGCGCCCTCGCCACCCAGGCGGCCCTGGAAATCTGGAACGCCACGCCGATTCCGGCCAATCGCTTCCGCCCGCTGAAAATCGCCAAGCCGGAGCGCAACGCGCCCTGCCCCTGCGCCTCCGGCCGCAAGTACAAGCAGTGCTGCGGTGCTGTCCCGCCCCCGAGCCTGGGCATCCGGGAGGAAACGATGCTCGCCCAGGTCATCGCGCACTGGCCGAGAAAGCGGCTGGGCGAACTGCCCCTGGCGGAGCTTCATCCCGAAAGCCTCGCCCTGGTCGCGCTGGACTGGCAGGAAGAGGGCAGCGACATGGACGCCATCGCGCTGCTGGAAGCCCTCTTCACCCATCTGCCCAAACTCGACGGCCGCGCAGAACACGCGGCGGACGTTCTCCTCGACCTCTACGGGGACGGCAGCAAATCGCGCAAGAAGCTGGCCTTTCTCGAACAACTCAAGGCGGCTCCCGACAAGACCCTGCGCTCGACCGCCTGGCAGCGCCAGGCCACGCTGGCCTGCGACCGCGGCGAGGTGACCGCCGCCTGGGCAGCCTTTGGCGAAGCCCAGCGCCTGACCCCCAACGCCCCTGCCCTCTCGCACCTCGAAGTGCTGCTCCTGCTCAGCGAGGGTCGGCGCACCGAGGCCAGGGCCCGGGCCGATTTCTGGTGCGCCCGCCTGGCCCGCGACGGCAAGTTCGACCACAGCAGCCTTATCGACACCCTGCGCGACATGGTCTCCGACGACGACGAAGCCCGCCTGCGCAACCTCGCCCTCATGGACGATCCCCTGGGCGACGTAGCCGACATTTCCGGCGACTGGACGGCCCCCGCCTGCCATTACACCCTGGCCGGGGGCGCGGTCCTGCAGGCCAAGGCTCCCCTGGCCCGCGTCGAGAAGGCCTGGGACGAAGCCTTCGACCCCCATGACCCGGAGTCTGACGGCTGGATCGATCTGCTGGAAGACGAGCCTCTCGCTGCCCAATCCTTCCTGGTCTTGCGCGATCTGGTCGAGTGGGCGCTGGACATCCCGACCATGCCCCCGGGAGGCAATATTGTCCTGGCGTGGAAACTGCTCGAGCGGGCCGAGGCGCTTCGCCGCACGGTCCTCGCCCGCCTCAAGGCCGAAGACCGCGAACTTCCCTGGGGCCACCTCGAAAACCGCCCCCTGCTCACCCTGGCCGCCATTCGGGTCACGGAATTTGCCAACCGCAATCCGGAGGAGACCCTGGAACTCCTGCGCTGGTCGGTCCTCGTCGCCAACCCCAACGACAACACGGGACTGCGCGAAATCCTGATTCACCGCCTGGCCGCCGAGGGTCACGGTGGTGAAGCCGTGGCGATCGCCGAACGCTATCCGCATGACCTGGCCTTCGTCGATTATGGGCGTGTCCTTGCCTACCACGCCGCCGGGCGTCTGGACGAAGCCGCCGTAGCCCTCTCCCAGGCCATCACGCGCTGGCCCAAGGTGTGGCAGACCCTCAATGCCGCCAGACCGCGCAAGCCCAAGCTCGAATTCATGGGATTTTGCTCCGGCGGCGACGACGAAGCCTGGATTTACCGCGAGGAGCGCCTGGAGCAGTGGCGCCAGAGCGGCGCCCTGCGCTGGGCCGTCGGGCTGAAGGTCGCCCAGCCCCCCGCCCGGCAGTCGTCCCGCAGGAAGCGCGTTGCCGTCCCCACGCAGGCGGAACTTCCCGGACTGGACGACTGA
- a CDS encoding threonine ammonia-lyase → MPALAALPDLPALRAARQSISGTVLTTPLWGNEPLAREFGAPIHLKLENLQRTGSFKLRGAAHKIACLLGRGEGGSGVVAASAGNHAQGVARAAREAGLAATVVMPLDAPLTKIEACRSLGAKVVLEGSNLEEARRVAEAIAAQSGASLIHAYDDWEIIAGQASVGLEILEALPETAQIVVPLGGGGLLAGIALAVKLQRPDVRLVGVQTDAVAPWRHFLADGGIDPVPADAHTIADGIRVKLPGRLTRQVIARHVDAIVTVDDEAIAEAMVRLLERTRTLGEGAGAVGLAALMRGLVPLAADRPTVVVISGGNADMTLIGRSIDYGLASSGRLLSIAVRVPDTPGRLAGILGLVAEHGMNVRHVEHRRGELHVPVGMTEIILQMETRDATHQEELIEHFGRQGLAVRRLGGG, encoded by the coding sequence ATGCCTGCTCTTGCCGCATTGCCCGACCTGCCTGCGCTCCGCGCAGCCCGCCAGTCGATCTCCGGGACCGTGCTGACCACGCCCCTGTGGGGCAACGAACCGCTGGCGCGGGAATTTGGCGCCCCCATCCACCTCAAGCTGGAAAACCTCCAGCGTACCGGGTCCTTCAAGCTGCGCGGCGCTGCTCACAAGATCGCCTGCCTGTTGGGGCGGGGCGAGGGCGGCAGCGGCGTGGTGGCGGCTTCTGCCGGGAACCATGCCCAGGGTGTGGCGCGGGCCGCCCGGGAGGCGGGGCTGGCGGCTACCGTCGTCATGCCGCTCGACGCGCCCCTGACCAAGATCGAGGCCTGTCGCAGCCTGGGGGCGAAGGTCGTACTGGAGGGGAGCAATCTGGAAGAGGCGCGGCGGGTCGCCGAGGCCATTGCCGCCCAGAGCGGCGCCAGCCTCATCCACGCCTACGACGACTGGGAAATCATCGCCGGTCAGGCGAGTGTCGGCCTGGAAATCCTCGAAGCCCTGCCGGAGACGGCCCAGATCGTCGTCCCCCTGGGCGGGGGCGGGCTGCTGGCCGGCATCGCCCTGGCGGTCAAGCTGCAACGGCCGGACGTCCGCCTGGTGGGGGTCCAGACCGACGCCGTCGCCCCCTGGCGGCACTTCCTGGCCGATGGCGGCATCGACCCGGTGCCGGCCGACGCCCACACCATCGCCGACGGCATCCGCGTCAAGCTGCCGGGCCGGCTCACCCGCCAGGTCATCGCCAGGCACGTGGACGCCATCGTCACCGTGGACGACGAGGCCATCGCCGAAGCCATGGTGCGACTCCTGGAGCGCACCCGCACCCTGGGCGAAGGGGCCGGCGCCGTCGGCCTCGCCGCCCTCATGCGCGGCCTGGTGCCCCTGGCCGCCGACCGCCCGACCGTGGTGGTGATCAGCGGCGGCAACGCCGACATGACCCTCATCGGCCGCAGCATCGACTATGGTCTGGCCAGCAGCGGCCGGTTGTTGAGCATCGCCGTGCGCGTCCCCGACACCCCGGGCCGCCTGGCCGGCATCCTCGGGCTGGTGGCCGAGCACGGCATGAACGTTCGCCACGTCGAGCACCGAAGGGGGGAATTGCATGTTCCCGTCGGCATGACCGAGATCATCCTGCAGATGGAAACCCGCGATGCCACCCACCAGGAGGAGTTGATCGAGCATTTTGGACGCCAGGGGCTGGCGGTGCGGCGGCTGGGGGGCGGTTGA
- a CDS encoding YkgJ family cysteine cluster protein, whose amino-acid sequence MDCRPGCAACCIAPSISSLHKPAGDPCPHLDAALRCGLFGRPERPACCSGLQPSPEMCGTSREYALGWLQALETATHPG is encoded by the coding sequence ATGGATTGCCGCCCCGGCTGCGCAGCCTGCTGCATTGCCCCCTCCATCAGCTCCCTGCACAAGCCGGCGGGAGACCCCTGCCCACATCTCGACGCGGCCTTGCGCTGCGGACTCTTCGGCCGGCCGGAACGCCCGGCCTGCTGCTCCGGGCTGCAGCCCTCGCCCGAAATGTGCGGCACGTCCCGGGAATACGCCCTCGGCTGGCTGCAGGCGCTGGAGACGGCAACGCATCCGGGATAG
- a CDS encoding undecaprenyl-diphosphate phosphatase: MDPLLLLKALILGIVEGLTEFLPVSSTGHLIIVGSLLGYTDEQSKVFKIVVQLGAILAVCWDFRERIGKALGGLGSDPVQQRFAGLLVVGFLPAAVLGLLFHSAIKTHLFNPLTVAAALICGGFLILFIERKAYHPRVTSVEDMTWQDALKVGFAQAAAMFPGVSRSGATIMGGLIFGLSRKTATEFSFFLAIPTMFAATTYDVYKNWQLLRLADLPVFAVGFVASFVAAMLTVKALLRYVSHHDFTVFAWYRIAFGLLVLATWQLGWVEWAAR; encoded by the coding sequence ATGGATCCCCTGCTGCTGCTCAAGGCCCTCATTCTCGGCATCGTCGAGGGGCTGACCGAATTCCTCCCGGTGTCGTCCACCGGCCATCTGATCATCGTGGGCAGCCTGCTGGGATACACGGACGAGCAGAGCAAGGTATTCAAGATCGTCGTTCAGCTCGGCGCCATCCTCGCAGTCTGCTGGGACTTCCGCGAGCGCATCGGCAAGGCCCTGGGCGGCCTGGGGTCCGACCCGGTCCAGCAACGTTTTGCCGGCCTGCTGGTCGTCGGCTTCCTGCCGGCGGCAGTGCTGGGACTTCTGTTTCACAGTGCCATCAAGACGCATCTGTTCAATCCCTTGACGGTGGCAGCGGCCCTGATCTGCGGCGGCTTCCTGATCCTGTTCATCGAACGCAAGGCCTATCACCCCCGGGTCACCAGCGTCGAAGACATGACGTGGCAAGACGCCCTCAAGGTCGGCTTCGCCCAGGCCGCGGCCATGTTCCCCGGCGTTTCCCGCTCGGGGGCGACCATCATGGGCGGCCTGATTTTCGGACTGTCGCGCAAGACGGCTACCGAGTTTTCCTTCTTCCTGGCCATCCCGACCATGTTCGCGGCGACCACCTACGACGTCTACAAGAACTGGCAACTGCTGCGCCTGGCCGACCTGCCGGTCTTCGCCGTCGGCTTCGTCGCCTCCTTCGTCGCCGCCATGCTGACGGTCAAGGCCCTGCTGCGTTATGTCTCGCATCACGATTTCACCGTCTTCGCCTGGTACCGCATCGCCTTCGGCCTCCTCGTACTGGCCACCTGGCAGTTGGGCTGGGTCGAGTGGGCCGCCCGTTGA
- a CDS encoding PEP-CTERM sorting domain-containing protein, with amino-acid sequence MKNTLRLALATAGFVCTLSAQAAPQFFNGHYYDYINNTSGGFTQDEALADAAGRSHLGMTGYVATVTSLAEQNFIFSSVSNLTAWLGGNDRGTEGSFTWVNGPESGSAFGFTFWSGGEPNDCCSGEDDVVINWGGDGSWNDIGLPSFPDYRVGYIIEYSGTPVSVPEPGALALAGIALAGLGSMRRRQKP; translated from the coding sequence ATGAAAAATACGCTGCGCCTCGCTCTCGCCACCGCCGGATTTGTCTGCACCCTGTCCGCCCAGGCCGCTCCCCAGTTTTTCAATGGCCACTATTACGATTACATCAACAACACCAGCGGCGGCTTCACGCAGGACGAAGCCCTGGCCGACGCGGCGGGCCGCAGCCACCTCGGCATGACCGGTTATGTCGCGACGGTGACCTCCCTGGCCGAGCAGAATTTCATTTTCAGTTCCGTGAGCAACCTCACCGCCTGGCTGGGCGGCAACGACCGCGGCACCGAGGGCAGCTTCACCTGGGTCAATGGCCCCGAATCTGGCAGCGCCTTCGGCTTCACCTTCTGGTCGGGGGGCGAACCGAACGATTGCTGCAGCGGCGAAGACGACGTGGTCATCAACTGGGGGGGCGACGGCAGTTGGAACGACATCGGTCTGCCCTCCTTCCCTGATTACCGCGTGGGCTACATCATCGAATACAGCGGCACCCCTGTGAGCGTCCCGGAGCCGGGCGCCCTGGCTCTGGCCGGAATCGCCCTGGCCGGCCTTGGGAGCATGCGCCGCCGCCAGAAGCCCTGA